The genomic DNA TATATCAAACATTAAATAATAGTCATGTATcttaaatagaaatgaaaaaaaaaaaattcatttttatggaaatcaaaATCTACTCTTGTAAGGATTTTGAATCCTCATTTTGACTTATCCAATAAACCTAGATTTTCTTAAAATGGggataggaataaaaaaaattcattagcatagaaatcaaaatttgcaTTCCCCTTTCCCACATCGTATTATAATTCATCTTCATTCTTGatgaaataatgtttttttcttaaattgtttttaaaatgagaataaaaataataattcacaaatatgaaaactaaaattttcattcatttttttatatggtaGTGTGGTTCACCTTCGTTTCCaaaattaagatgaaaattgaaataaatcataataccatctaaaaaagataaataaaaattttaatttgagtgaaatttaatttttatactaataaattttttgttctcaTTCTTTATTCGAAAGTTCCAAATGTGACCTTCACGCCATATCTTCTTACAAACCATCCTAAGGGTGTtgaactttgaaaattaaaatagaattagaTTTTACCTCACCCTCGCTTCCATCAGGAAATTTCTGCCAAGCGGGTGTGAACTCAACAATGTGATCACTGACAGAAAGAAGCCATTCCTTGTCTCTTCGCCACATCGCCTTCTTCATTGGATCTAAAGGTTCCAATTTCCAGATTTTCCCAAACAGGGTAGCTACACatgggaaaagaaagaaaaataatctatgtttaattagaaaaaaaaaatgaagaaaaatgcgCAGAAAAGAAAATCGGGAGAAAAagtttagaaatttttttaaaaaattaaatttaaaattaataaattatttttatatattaatgaaatttaatttagttattttaattgaaatatataaatattaaataatttaaaattatataagtttgatttaattttaaattatatttgattttttttatcccttTGAAGTAACACAATCATTTTagcatctctttttttttttttttttttttatgtattttatgcTTTCTTGAGACCAAACATTACATaactattagaaaaaaaaaaaaaaagtgattcgtaattttcttttctttccttaaccAACCATTGTAATTAGTAGAGAGAAAAGCAAATGGGAACCCAAACTCCTATGATCCAAACATGTAGCATACCATAGAGATTTGTAATGCCCTTAGAAATAGCCAATGCTGTGCAAACCCCAATTCCACGCCCTGACATGTCTTCTCCAAGCAGCAATCTTGAAAATCTTGCCTTCATCATCTCAACCTCTACCGAAACACCAACAACAACCACGACCAAATATTCAGAcatattacatatatatatatatcagcgCCACataataaagagagaaaaaaagatacGTAACCTGAAATTTCTGAACAGtgtttctcaaatttcatctCGTGCAAATGGGGTTTCTCTGCACCATGAATATCATCAGAACGGACAAAATGTGATTCCTCAACTTTCTGAAGAGGCCAGTCCAACGGAAGAGAGGAAGACGAATGCCTCGGGCTACGGTGACTCTCTTCCTCATTAGACGTCCCCTTCCGGGTTGGAGAACCAGACCACGAACGACTCTCCTTAGTTCCATCTCCATGATTACCAAACTCAAGTTTCCACTGTTGGATCACGTTACCTTTCTCTATCGAACCGTCCATTTTATCCCCACCTTCTTCAATAAACCCAGGCGATTCACTAATAGCAGAATTTGTAAGTACCACACCAGAAGAACAAAGCCTCCTCACcgaaaaaacatttgaaaaccGCGTTCTGTGATACAGAGTTCGAAAATTTTTCGACACCCAGAAACTACCCAATAAGGACAACATGATCAACTTCACCAGTGGCAGGGACAGATTGGGATATTGCGTGTTCTGGGTCTTCTCGTCCCTAGACTGTATGTCGATCAAAGCTCGCTCCATAAGATGCCAGTCTGAACCCTGCCTGGTTTTGAAGaggcaaataaagaaaattgggaAGAAATGGTGAAAATTCTATAGGAGAGCTTTGTGATATGACAAGACTGCAATAAAGTTTCCAGCCACAATTTAGTGTGAGAGAAAGGACTCATCACCTTTGCACCTTGTCTCcttgtttttacttaaaacgGGATCACAGGTATCATTAGCGTATtgaatattatcattttttttaactatatatgtagagagagagagagaagtacATGGGAACATTGTAAATGGCAAACCTGTGATTAATTATATCCCCCAATTAATTACTGAAACTTCTAAATATCCATCTTCCCATCATTTCCTAcccttatttatattattttatttttaaaagtaaaagcaCATGTGAAATTCATCCATTGTAGTTGGTTTTTGGAAGTCCAATTCTGTCATAAACTTGGTCAGAGAGGATCAAAATGATCAAAGCCAACATTGATATTCATATGGACAACCGCAAATTTGGAGTGTCTTTGCTCGATGGTCCGAGTTTCATGCCATACGCGGTGAAGTAAAATCCAATTAGTGGTTCTGGATATGGAACCCGCATTATTCCTGGGTTAGCTGCAGAAGACCAACAGATGGGAGGAACTGTGTTACCGTGCCTTGGTTTCATAAGAATGCCAATGCAAATAGTCATGGAAAACCGAAGCATAAGCTTATTTACTACAACATTTTCTTCATTCTAATGTACTGTAGTGTGGTAAAATGACAATTCCTTGCAAGTCGGAGATCTCCCTGGCCTTCTCCTATGTATTGGGGTGGACCCATTTGAAGTCTAGACCAACGAGAGCCCTCCCCAGATGATTTTCTATCAGCTTTTCAATGATcagtttttaactttttatgcAATGTAAAGTCCAGGTCATCATGCAAGTGGTGGTTTCTACGTGACTGGGCAAAAGTTCTTGGAATCATATGTCACCTCctgatttaaataaataaataaataaaattagaaagttatttgaatttgaaaataatcaacaaaaaaaactttaagcttgaaagaaatgatttttgaaattttcttctaataaataaatttaccaTGTTATTATTTGTAGAGTGAGAAAGTATAAATGGGTAGTTGGTATGCTTGTTTAGTAGATAGAAGACATGGAATACTTTCTAGAGGTCTAGAAGAAATTAAAGTAGAAATTGAGCTTTAATAGATGGAAGAGGTGGGGTGAGAGTGTCCTTTGCctacaaaatgttttttttttttttttaatatttaataaaatttaaaatatatttttaaaaataatttataatataaaaaatagtttttaaaaaaatatctaataggtaatttctttaaaatattattataaaaaacacttCACTagaaatattacaaataaaaatattatcaaatacacAATTAGTCAGgcactaatatttttaatttaggtaataattttatttatttcttgcaagcgaatttatttcttaaattttatttttctcaagataATTTTGTAGTTTATTACACTCAAATTGATCAAATTTAATGTAAATACGTAAAGTCCAGGAGCATATAGCAATTATCCATAagtatcatttaaaaaaaaaatgtgtgtaTTTTCCGTAATTAGTTTGTAATGGAAGGTGTCATAATAATAAAGATATTGAATAAcgacataaatataatattaataaaaataatactagTACtatcaataatatcaataatgatatgaataatataatattcatCTCTCataaacaataatattaaaaatagcataaatatttaactataataatataatatttgattattaatatttaatccgtgtttttctttccttccttttcaCCTGCCGGCCGCCTTGGTTGAAATTGTCAACCACCCACCCCCACATAACAATTGACGTTAGattattatatcaaattatcaatattgagaggtttttagaatttaaatgttttttttttaatttaaggttCACATCtggatttttttgtaaaaaataaaaataaaaataaaagatgaatagGTTGATAAGATttcatgaaattcaaaattcattttttgaattaaattgattaaaaataaaatagagataaTCATCCTAATTCAAGATAGAAAGATTTTTCATAGatatttatatgaattataatttttatttttattttataagaaaaaaagtgaGGGATATTGTATTAGCAAACTATTTAggacaaaaaataagaaattttaaaaaaatgataatgaaattggctcttttctttttaataaaaaaaaataagaatcttgacaatttttttaaataaaaaatattggaaagataattagaaaaaaaaaatacatattggTAGTGCACATTGTGAATGTTGAACCGTTGTTATCTTTTGTGGTGaatataaagtaaaatttttgtgTCACGCATCTACCAAACCGTCATAATTAATTGTTAACCTGGAATATTGACTGAAAATTAATGTTTACCTTAATAGATAAGTAAAGTGGGGTGACATCATCACTTAGGTCACTTCTGGAGGGCTGCTCCTGTAATTAATATTATACGCCTCTCAGAAggctctatatatatattattaatttggcCATTGACCGATGGACAATATGATAATGGGTCAAGAGCAATAATGAAACCCTGAAGCACTTGGATAGACCTTATAAGAAGCCATCAAAATGGAGCAGAGGAACCAAGCTTAGATAGTGATATAATGGCTGAAGAAGTGAAGCTAATTGGGATGTGGGGAAGCCCATTTAGTCGCAGAGTAGAGATTGCTCTGAAACTGAAAGGAGTCCAGTATGAGTACATTGACGTTGATCTCACTAACAAGAGCCCTTTGCTTCTCAAGTCTAACCCTGTTCACAAGAAGGTCCCTGTGCTCTTGCACAACGGGAAGCCCATCGCGGAATCACTCGTTATTCTCGAGTACATCGACGAGACCTGGAAAGCCAATCCTATCTTGCCTCAGCACCCTTATGACAGAGCCATGGCACGCTTCTGGGCTAAGTACATAGATGAAAAGGTATAATACCATTTTTCCcatgccttttcttttttttccccccgCAGAACATTCTTGAGTCAAACGATTTTTTCCTAGGCCTGCAACCCCTATTTCACTTAGAAACTAATTGAATCTATTGTGTTTAGTGCTTGCCTGCACTGTGGAACGCTTGTTGGTGCGAAAAGAAGGACCGAGAGAAGGCCGTGGAAGAAGGAAACGTGTGCCTGAAAACGCTAGAAAATGAGCTCAAGGATAAGAAGTTCTTTGGAGGAGAGAGTATCGGATTTGTAGATATCGCTGCCAATTTCATAGGCTTTTGGGTTGGAGTTCTTGAGGATGTGGTTGGAGTGGAATTGCTGACAATTGACAAATTTCCAATATTATGCAAATGGAGAGATGAGTACGTCGGGTGCAGTGTGATCAAGGAAAATCTGCCTTCCAAAGAAAAGCTAGGGGCCTATTTTCGGACCCGGGTTGAAAGCGCCAGTCAATCCAAATGAATGGTTTGTGGATGAGGTTATGCGGACTGCTGCTCATGGACATGAGTAACTTGAAAGAAAACCAGCCGTCTGTATGTTTGTGTAATGCGTTATGCTTCTGCTTTTCTAGTATGTTGTATACTTGTTTTGGCATGTAATAAGGAGTCGATTGCCGTGGTTTGTCGTTTTGGATGAACCGGCAAACGTGTTAGACTATATGGTCTGTACACCTTTTCCACTCCTCGCTTTGTGAGAATAAAGGATGTTGAGTCAAACATTGACAGTGTGAACTTGAACATGGAAACAATAAAGCCCGTCACTCTTGCTTTGTGTGCGGCTCAGAAGCTGAACATGTAGTCCAGGAGCCGTGATTCAACTCTCTTACTAACAAAAAGACAACATATACCCCCTCAATcggtcattaatgacatatttattttctttattcattaTGTCATCATGCTAttccttcactttttccttCTCAAGTGGATTAAGCAGAGACCTTGGAAAAATTAATCCTTTTGAGGAGGCAGAAGTAGGCATGTTTGCATGTGATTAAGAATAAACATCGGCCATGGAGAATGAACATTTTTACATGACCTAGCCATGAATATATACTAAAACATAAAGAGCTAGGAATTCCCAACTCCACCTCGGGTAGATTTGGTGTGGATTGAACATACTATAGACGAGATACGAGTTAGCCTGCCATCCTGTCCAATCTAATTAAGTTGCAGCTAGTCCTAAAAAGAACGAATTTCCTCCTAAATATTCATTTAGGAACTGGGAAGGATACCTTTCATAAACACGTCATAACACACTTGACAACCCGGGACTACTATGGTAGATTATGCATTAATAGGGcctctttttcttcctttttcacttttctggAAGTGTACACCAACAACTGGGGGATGATATCGATTGAcgaatttataaatataaaacccCTAGGGTTGTTCAATGGTACTCACTCTTCGTTTTGGGGTACCTACCCACATTTGATCCCAATAAAAAGATGACATGTCTAAAgtacatatcattaaaaaatttataaaaacttatcaaaccgATAAAGATGATTTGTTGgtgagaaataatcacatgcatttcatatatatctaaatattacaacttttttataatttattattaaatatcaaatataatttgttattgaatgcattacctaactctatctaaaaaaagaaaatcctatcaactactcttatactctcattattcatatataaaaaaaggataataatttaatatgaaaattaaataatttcaactagcaaattacaaaatatgtaagatatattttgatgaatcaaatttcaagatcaagtttaaaactttttgagagagaaaatttaaaatttgtattatatgaagaagatgaagaatttcaagtgattacaagtgtcaaaggtaatatttgatattttttttatccaaatataattgttgtaggaagaaatgtgatgttaaataatgattttagaattttttatgagtttattataaaattttgttatcaaattgttattaatatttttatataatttttttttttgttcatagattaaatttgaagatgaagctttatatgtcttgaaggatgtcaagtgattacaagtgttaaaaggtaacatttgatttttttttccattacatataactattgtaggtagaaatgtcatgttaaatgacatttaaatatataatgatttataacatctagatttttcatttttttttgtttagttattattaatcaaattgagagtatttagtcatttgttatgaaattgtcatcaatattttgtaagagatggtacaaacaTTGTAAAAGAGAGTACGAACATTGTAAGAGAatatacgaactttctaagagagtatACGAATTTTGTAAGATATTGTACTAACTTTgtagtacgaactttctaagagaatgtacgaactttgtaagaaaatgtacgaactttctaagacaatGTACGAACTTgataagagatggtacgaacttttgAAGAcagtgtacgaactttgtaagagatgatACGACCTTTGTAAgaatggtacgaactttctaagaaattttacgaactttttaagaaatTGTATGAACTTTGTAAGATAGTGTACgaaatttgtaaaaaatggtacgaactttttaagagatgatacgaactttgtaagagagtgtacgaactttgtaaaagatggtacgaactttttaagaaatGATGCGAACTTTataagagagtgtacgaactttgaaaatataatattttacaattacgtagtgttttaattttttaattttcttgaaaatagttttcatcatttctatgcttgattagtatcaataaacaatattatttgtatttttaagtggaaaaaataaaaaaaaaattaaacttcagGATATGGAGAATATGATATAGAGTATGAAGAATGTAAGGATTTCTCATAATCTTTATaccttttctcacatttttcgtatcctctctaatttttttgtgttttaattttctaattttttttaggataatttacattatttccaattttaaaattctttttttttttttttttaacaattctatcaataataactcaaaataatattattaaactatgttattgttatttcaagttaaaaagtaaatattaaaaatataaataatttagggtacaaaaaatatgagaactatacaaaaaatgtgataaatgcATGTTTGGtactttcatcacattttttatattgatttttagttttaaaatctttgaaattaaaaatttattttcgaaaatactatcattagtaactcaaaagagtattagtaatttattttattctaatttaactttaaaaaccttaaattcaaaaaatgtaaaatttggagagtacataaaaaaattaggacgATCTAATTACCTAAGTTTTacatatgattatcaaaatgttgaattttaatgaaaatactcattttatattaaaatattaccatattcatttttatgttgaatttaaatctttaataatttgttaaaaataaaataatgtaattatgatatatgatgatttttttttttgctaataaatatgttttcaaattttatatcgtttttatttttatttttttccaattctatttttatctcatatttattttatttaaaccaaaaattgttgagaatggaggaagaaagaagGCCATCGGTTCTTCCCTTAACTGGTTAAgaggaatttttatttcaaatttaaaatagatgACCAAGATGTAATATTGAACATCCAATGGCTTAGAAAAACTTTTCGGTAGGTACCGAAAAGGTACCCTAGAATTTTCCAACACCTAGAGGCTTATTTGCCAAGTAATCCTATAATTGTCCCTCTGTAAGAAGGCGCGAAGTTGAAAGAAGAACCAAATGTAAAAGCGGAACCACATACTCTTTTAATGTGGTTCTCTTACAATGAAGAAGATCTCAATAATAAGAGTTTGTTGCTTTTCTAGTCGCTCTACATGCTCCCACACAACAAAAAGCCCAATATGGATTGTTATCTTGTAATACATAGAAGAACTTGGAAAGCGGCGATCTATGGCACGTTTCTGTAATGTCCAGGTATTTTAGGCCACGTTGAAAAttctagtttgaaaagtcttccTTTGAGTagtggttgaaaagtcaaaaaaaaaaaaaaatgattgaagaacacatgttaattttgaattgatGAAATTCGATTTATTGTGTTGATCAATTAGACGAGTTAAAAATTTTGTGCCACGTCAACCTTATGGTAGAaattttcttaggattttagaaattgaaaatttccggaaacgaaaaatgaaaacaaaaatgaaaagtgaattaattaaaattaattagaattaatttttatcaaaattttcttaggattttaaaaattgaaaattttcggAAACAaaaaacgaaaacgaaaatgaaaagtgaattaattaaaattaattagaattaatttttatcaaaatttacttaggattttagaaattgaaaatttccagAAACgaaaaacgaaaatgaaaattaaaagtgaattaattaaaattaattagaattaattaaataaaaaataaattaaatttttttattaataaaattgagaaaattaaatttttgggttggtgtttaataaattaatttgtgtgttagtaaaaaaaaaattggaaatgaaacaaatgggataaatataataaaagaaataaaaaggattCAATGAGGCCTTTGGATATTGGGCCGTGGATAATGGGCTGGTggttaaatgaaataaataaaataaaataaaaaatgaaaaaaggaaaagcaatTAAAAAGTGGCAGAAcggtagagagagaaagagtccCGACGGACTGTGGAGAAACCCATCTCGTCGGAACTTTGGCCAGCCATTTGGACGGCTGAACGACGTCCGCTTCGACTCAAATTTTAAGGAGGTGTTCTACTCGACGAAAGAAACGATTCTACGATAGCCGATCATGATTTTAACGGTCGAATTCTTAGATCTATGGTATGAACTTTTAATTTGGATTGTAATGATAAGTAATACATCTTGTTGCTTTTGAGCagtatttgaaatattattagttGATGAAAACTCTAGAGTGAGGTAtgtgtagaagaaaaaaaataaatattcagaGTGTTTTGGTTGATTGCGAGCGTGGAATAAGagaaacccttagggtcaaatctttgacctggggtcatgggccaaattttgggtcgccCGGAATTTGAGTCGTGATAGTTTCGATGCTAAATTTGCAGATGAGAAGGTACACCGTACACGTATCATTTTCTCATGTCCTCACTAAAAGCTTACTAACATTTACTATCTTTTAGGGTTGCAGTAGTCGTGCATGCATCTCACACAAAAAAACTAATGGGAGAATTACCATATAAAACTAATGGAGAAttaccaaaattatttttcaactaaaacttttaaaattcaaagaatttaaaTCACTTCACTTGGTTTGTAAGGACATTTATGGTGACGTGGCCCCTacatttgttgtaattattgacattcaaattttaaatcaaaattttgagttttaatttttacaattattatatataatgatagtataatttgttatttaaatttactatttaaaacaaaaatatttctaaaaaatattttcaaaatattatttattgtgtttatttttttacatttttttatttctaattttaaattttattaagaaaaaaacaagtttcataattatataataaaaatgatgactttttcatatctatatttttaaatatcaaattgataagttaattttttatattaaattcgaagaagataaaatgtttaatttttcattgattatctaaaaggaataagaaaatgatgaagaatgtttaatcattttttattttttataataaaataaattttttaaaaaatatatatgatatgttgaatattaatgaGGTATAAAAAGTGATATTCatgattattacttttattataaaccATAGGTATAACACAAATATGTTGTAATCacaatataaatatacattacaataaaacctaattggaaaaattttgaaattttttataaaaatgataattttgtatgatcataccatatttcatgacatatttatattataaatcatttatgaaactaaatgaaatactaatttgaattcttaagactatatatatatatttcaatg from Vitis riparia cultivar Riparia Gloire de Montpellier isolate 1030 chromosome 8, EGFV_Vit.rip_1.0, whole genome shotgun sequence includes the following:
- the LOC117919636 gene encoding probable glutathione S-transferase, whose product is MAEEVKLIGMWGSPFSRRVEIALKLKGVQYEYIDVDLTNKSPLLLKSNPVHKKVPVLLHNGKPIAESLVILEYIDETWKANPILPQHPYDRAMARFWAKYIDEKCLPALWNACWCEKKDREKAVEEGNVCLKTLENELKDKKFFGGESIGFVDIAANFIGFWVGVLEDVVGVELLTIDKFPILCKWRDEYVGCSVIKENLPSKEKLGAYFRTRVESASQSK